The genomic segment CCGCACCTGCGCGAGCCCGCCAAGCAGGAGCGTGAGCAGGGGGTCGAGGTCTTTCGCAAGATCGTGAACGTCTCGTCGACGTCGGGGACGATGGGCAACGCAGGGCAGTCGAACTACTCGGCGGGCAAGAACGCCGTGGTGGGTCTGACCAAGACGCTGGCCAAGGAGTGGGGCCAGTTCAAGATCAACGTCAACGCGGTGGCCTTCGGGTGGATCGAGACGCGGCTGACGGCGCCCAAGGTCGACACCAACACGATGGAGATCGACGGCGAGAAGGTCCAGCTCGGCATCCCCGAGCAGATCATGGGCATGGCCAACATGTTCATCCCGATGGGCCGGCCCGGCACGCCGCAGGAGGCCGCCGGCGGCGTGTTCTTCCTGTGCTCGCCGTGGAGCAACTACGTGCACGGCCAGACGCTGAACATCACCGGCGGCCAGCTCAGCGGCATGATGTCCTAGTGGTGATCGCCGCGACACGGGAGGAGGACCTCGACGACCTCCTCCCGCTCCTGCGGGCCTACTGCGACTTCTACGACGTCGCCCCGCCCGACGCGGCGCTGCGCGCGCTCTCGGAGGCACTGCTCGACGGGGCCGACGGCGTGCAGCTGCTCGCGCGCGACGACGGCGGCCGCGCCGTCGGCTTCGCCACCGTGTACTGGACCTGGCAGACGCTGACCGCCTCCCGGGTCGGGGTGATGAACGATCTCTTCGTCGCGCCCGCCGCGCGGGGGTCGGGCGCCGCCGAGGCGCTCATCGCGGAGTGCGCGGACCGCGCGCGCGACCACGGCGCCACGCACCTGACGTGGCAGACCGCGCTGGACAACGCCCGGGCGCAGGCGCTCTACGACCGCGTCGGGGCGCAGCGCTCGCGCTGGCTGGACTACGAGCTGGCGCTGGGCGGCGCGCCGCGCGGGTAGGCTCGGCCGCGTGAAGGTCATCAGGCCGGGCGCCGTCCACGAGGAGCCGCGCGGCGTGGTCGGCGGCCACGAGGTGTCGCGGGCCACGACCGGCACCGACTCCAACATCTTCATGGGGATCTTCCGGCTGCCGGCCGGGGCACGGTCGCGCCCGCACTTCCACGCCGGCTGCGAGAGCGCGTGCTACATGCTGCGCGGCACGATGCGCATCCGCTGGGGCGAGCGCCTGGAGCACGTCGTCGAGCTCGAGCAGGGCGACATGCTGTGGGTGCCGCCGCGCGAGACCCACGTGCTGGAGAACCCCTCGCCCGACGAGGACGCCGAGTACGTCGTCGCGCGCGACTCCCCCACCGAGGACGCCGTCGAGGTGCCCTGGGCCCCGCAGTGAGGCTCCGGGTCCTGCCGGGCGAGCACGCCGTCTGCCGCCTGGCCGAGGGCGCCCGGACCCCGGACCCGCCGGCGACCGCCGGCGGCTTCTGGTCGCTGACGCTCGCCGGAGCCGAGCGGTCGCTCGTGTGCGCCGAGGCGCTGGCGCCCACCGACGGCGTGGTGGTCGGCGGCTGGCGGATCCTGGAGCTCGCGGGCCCGCTCGACCTCGGCCTCGTCGGCGTCCTGGCGGCGGTCGCCGCACCGCTGGCACACGCCGCGGTGCCCGTCTTCCCCATCGCGACGCACGACACGGACTGGATCCTCGTCCCCGGCGAGCGCCTGGCGGCGGCCGTCGGCGCGCTGCGGGCCGCCGGGCACGAGGTGGACGGCGCCGAGGGCTAGGACGCCGCGGCGGCGCGCTCCGCCCGCGGGTCGGGCAGCGGCGTCAGGCGCGCCTCGATCTCGGCGCGGCGCGGCTCGAGCTGCGGCGGCAGGATGATCCGGCGGCCGAGCTCGGGCAGCGGGTCGTCGATCGTGAAGCCGGGCGCGTCGTCGGCGATCTCGAACAGCACGCCGCTGGGCTCGCGGAAGTAGATCGACTTGAAGTACGTGCGGTCGATGATGCCGCTCGTGCGCAGGCCCGCGTCCTCGAACCGCTCCTGCCACCGCAGGTGCTCGGCCGCCGTCGTGCCCCACGCCACGTGGTGCACGCTGCCGCCGCTCTGGCGCCCGCGCTCGGCGGGGGCCGGGTCGTAGGCGATCCAGCCGCCGCGGTCGGCACCGCGCAGCTCCCAGGTCGCGTCGCCGGCCGGCGTGGCGCCGAGCACCCGCTCCAGGAGCGCGCCGGAGGCCTGCGGGTCGTGGGCGTAGGCGCGCACGCCCTCGAAGCCCTGCAGCGCGTGCCGGGCGGGGATGTCGGGGTGCTCGGCGGCCAGTGGGGCGTCGCCGGAGGCGGGCACGACCAGTTCGTGGTCCAGGCCCTCCGGGTCGCTGAAGCGCACGGCCCCCGGGGTGCGGGTGACCGGGGTCTCGAGGGCCTCGAGCCGCTGCGCCCAGAAGTCCAGGGCCGCCGGCGAGCCGACGCGCCACACGATGCGATGGACCATGCCCGCGCCCGGGCGGCCCGGGATCGCGTGGGGGTACTCGAAGAACGTCATCTCCGACCCGGGGCGGCCCTCTTCGTCGGCGTAGAACAGGTGGTAGACGGTCGGGTCGTCCTGGTTGACGCTCTTGGCCACCAGCCGCAGGCCGAGGACCCGCGTGTAGAAGTCGAGGTTGCGCCGGGCGTCGCCGGTGATGGCCGAGATGTGGTGGATGCCGTGCAGCTGCATGGTCGCCTCGTCGGAAGAAGTAGTTGCACTCACAACTATATCACCCGGCGGTCGGCCGGCCGGAACGCGCAGCCGGAGTAGTAGTCGCCGGCGGCGGAGGCCAGGAACGCCGTGGTCTCGGCGCGCAGGCCGGCGTCGCCGCCGAGGACCGCGGTGACGCGCACGCCGAAGCGCGCCCACTCGACCGAGAGGGTGCGCGCCTCGTTCTCCAGCGCCGCCCCGACCGCGGCGGCGTGCTCGCCGTCGGCCGCCCCCGGCGCCAGCAGCACGATCTTGCCGCCCGCGCGGGCCTCGTCGGCCCACCCGCCCGCGACCGCGGCGCGGACGACGTTCCAGCCGCCGTCGACGGCGGCGCGCAGGCCCGCCAGCCCGCCGCCGGCGGTCGCGAACGGCGCCGTCGCGTCGACCACGAGGACGTCGAACGGGCCCACGGCGGCGACCTCGGCCGCGACGGCCTCCTCGTCGGCGGCGTCGGCGGCCAGGGCGACGACCCGCGCGCCGAGCTCGGCCGCACGCCGCCCGACGTCGCCCGGCCCCCCGCCGGCGCCGGCGATCGCGATGGTCAGGCCGTCGAGGACCCCGGGCCGCAGGACGTCGGGCACGGGCGGACCCTACCCCGGCCGCCGCGCCGGGACCGCAGCGCGCTCAGCGCACGACGACGACGGCGTCCTCGCGGCGGACGGTGCCGTCGGCGAGGCGCGCCGAGACCGGCGCGCGGGCGAGCAGCAGGTCGCCCGTCGCGTCGTCGAAGCCGGACCGCCACGGGTTGCGCAGGCCATGGGCCCACACCTCGCGCTGCGCGAAGCCCGCGTTGCCCGCCGGGATCGTGCACGCCCCGCCGCAGCCGTCGCCGGGGGCCGGGTCGATCCGCAGCAGCTTGCCCGGCAGCGCGTCGGCGCCCGCGGCGGGGTCGTCGGTCGCCGGGTCCAGCCGCTGGGCGTTGTGATGGGCGTCGAACTCGCCGCCCCCGTGCCCGTGCCGATCCCAGCATCCCGTCGGGGCCGAAGCGCGAGCCGGCCGGCAGCAGCAGCGCGAGGGCCGCGGCGAGCGCGGTCTCACGCCGGCGCGGCGCGCTTGGCCTTGGCCGCGCGGCGGGCGGCGCGGCGCTCCGCGCGCACCCGCGCCACGATCCCGCTGCGGCCGTGGGCCTCCAGGCCCGCGTAGAGCACCTTGATCTCGTCGAAGATCGCGTTGGCGGTGGCGGAGGACTGCTCGCGCGTGGGCTCGGCGACCTGCTCGAAGCGGAACGGCTCGCCGAACTGGATCGTCACCTTGGGGAACTGGAGCTTCTTCCAGTTGCGCACGCGCGACGAGCCGTGGATGGCGACGGGGACGATCGTCGCACCCGACTGCAGCGCCAGCCGGCCGATGCCGGGCTTGGCCTCGGCGGCCAGCGCGCCGGTGCGCGAGCGGCCGCCCTCGCAGTACATCGCCACGCAGCCGCCGTGGCCCAGGATCGTGTTCGCGGTGATGAACGCCTCCTCGTCGCGCGCGCCGCGCCGGACGGGGAACACGCCGCCGGGCGAGTAGACCCACTGCATCGGGATGCTGAAGAGCTGCGACTTGGCCATGAACCGCACCTTGCGCCGGATGAACGCGGCGACGAAGAAGTGGTCCATGAACGAGAAGTGGTTCGGCGCGAGGATGACCGGACCGCTCGGCGGGACCTTCTCGGCGGAGATGGCGCGCGCGCGGAAGAAGACGAGGCTGTACAGGGCCGTGCAGATCCGCACCGCCTCGTAGGCCCAGTTGGGAGGCTTCGTGCGCGCACGCTCGTGGAACCGGTCGAAGAACTCCTTCGGCCGAGGGTCCCGGTAGACCTGCGCCTTCATCGACGCCAGCTGCTCCTGCTCGCTCATGCCCTCCGCCCGTGCCGTCTTCTGCCGGGCATCGTACCCGGAGGCCGTGGACTTCGGACCGCGGGGTCCGGCCGCCGGGGGCGATGCCGGGGGGCGCCGCGCCGCGGCTGTCCCTCCGCGGCACGGCGCCGGCTCCCCAGGATGGCTCCCGGACGGTGGGTCAGGCCGGACCCGGGAGCGGTGATCGGCCGGCGTCGCGGCGAGTCGTCGCAGGAGGAGACGGAGAGCGCCGCTTCGATGTCCCCCGGCCGATCACTTGGACAGCATCGTGCCGGGACGGGGGCGCATCCGGCACGGCCCGGCGGTCGGAACATCGCGCGGGCCGATTCGCCCGACGGTCGAGCGGGCGTGACCGTCCGGTGACACGCCTATGGTCCGCGCGAGCCCGCAGCCATCAGGAGGACGCCGTGCCGGACATCCAGGCCCACATCACGGGCACCGTGTGGAAGATCGAATGCCAGATCGGCGACCGCGTCGCCGAGGGCGACACCGTCGTGATCCTCGAGTCGATGAAGATGGAGATGCCCGTCGAGGCCGAGGACGAGGGCGTGGTCAAGGAGATCCTCTGCGAGGAGGGCCAAGCGGTCAACGAGGGCGACAGCCTCGTCGTCCTGGAGTAGCGACTAGCCTCCCGCCGCGTGGCGGGCGAACTGCTCATCGACGAGCCCCTCGACGGGGTCCGTCGGCTCACGATCTCCAACCCGGCCAAGCGCAACGCGCTGGACCACGGGATCCTCGACGCGATCGCGACGGCGGTCCCGGCGGCCGAGGCCGACCCGTGCGTCCGGGCCCTGCTGCTGACGGGCGCCGACGGCATGTTCTCCTCCGGATACGACATCGGCGACATCCCCGACGACGTGTTCGCCGTCGAGGCCGAGCGCCTCGTCGCCCACCCCTACACGGAGGCGATCGACGCGCTGGCCGCCACCGACCTGCCCACGGTGGCGGCGCTGCCCGGGCACACGATCGGCGGCGGCCTGGAGCTCGCGCTGGCCTGCGACCTGCGGCTGGGCCGCGACGGCATCACCCTCGGGATGCCGCCGGCCAAGCTCGGCCTCGTCTACTCCCACACGGGGCTGCGCCGGTTCCTGGACGCCATCGGAGAGCCGCGCACGCGCGAGCTGTTCCTGCTCGGCCGCACGATCGGCGCGCGGACCGCGCGTGAATGGGGGCTGCTGCACGCCGTCGCCGGCGCCGAGGACCTCGAGGCCGAGGCGCTGGACTGGGCGGCCGAGCTGGCCGCCAACGCCCCGCTGTCCATCGCGGGCAACAAGCAGGTGCTCCGCGCGCTGCTCGCCGCGGAGGGGGCGCTGGATCCCGAGGCCGAGGCCGCGCTCGTCGCGCTGCGCCGCGACTGCTTCGCCTCGGCCGACCTGCGCGAGGGCGTGCGGGCCTTCGCGGAGAAGCGCCCGGCGCGCTGGCAGGGCCGATGACGTCGGCCGGCCGCGGCCCGGCCCACGAGGGCCGCGTGCGGGCGCTCGAGGCGCGCATCGACGCGCTCGAGGAGGCCGCCGACTACGACGGGGCCATCGCCGTGCTGGGCGAGCTGGCCGAGCTCACCGGCGAGGACCAGCGCTGGCACGTCGCGTGGATGCACGTCCAGGCCGGGCGGCGCGCCGAGGCCCGCGCGCTCTGGGACGCGCTGGCGGGCGAGCACCCCGCCGACCCGACGGTCCCCTTCCTGGCCGGCAGCGCCGAGGCCGAGGCCGGGCGGCCCGCCGACGCCGCGCCCTGGTTCGCCCGGGCGCTGGAGCTCGCCCTCGGCGGCGGGGCCGACGGCGAGACGCTGCGCCAGATCGTCGGGGCCCGCACGGAGGCGCTCGCCGACGCCGGCCTGCCCGCCCAGGAGATCGACGACCTCGCGCGCCGGGCGCTGGCCCGGGCCGCCGCGCAGGGCGCCGACACGCCCGTGGCGACGCCGTTCTTCCCGGCGGCCGAGTTCGCCCTCGCGCTGGAGGCCTGGCCCGCGTTCGCCGCCGACTGGCGCGACGACGGCCACGCCGCCTACGCCCACGAGCTCGACCTGCGCATGCGCGCGGTGGCGCCCAACGCGCCGCGCCACCCCGTCGTCGTCCCCCTGACGGTCGCGGCGGTGACCGCCAGCGCCGAGGGCCACGGCATCGACCCCGACTGGGCCGAGGCGCGGGCGCGCGCGGCCTACGAGGCCGCGCAGGACGGGCACGCCGTCGCGTGGCCGCCCGGGCGCAACGAGCCGTGCTGGTGCGGGTCGGGCGCGAAGTACAAGCGCTGCTGCGGCCGTTGAGGGCGGCCGGGACCCGCGCCGCCTACCCGCGGTCGTCGGCGGCCTCGTGGATCGCCGCGCGGATCTCCTCGAGCTCGGTGCCCTTCTCGAGGTAGGAGTGCGCGCCGATCTCGAGCGACGGGCCGCGCATGCGGGAGGCGCTGAGGCTCGACAGGCCGATGATCGACGTCCGCGGCGCGCGGCGGCGCATCCGCGGAATGGCCTGCAGGCCGCTCAGGCGGGGCATCGACATGTCCAGCAGCACGACGTCGGGCTGCAGGTCGGCCGTGGCCTGCACGCCCTCCTCGCCGTCGGAGGCCTCGCCGACGATCTCGATCGACGGGTCGTCGGCCAGCGACGAGCGCATGAGCGCGCGGAAGCCCTCGGCGTCGTCGCAGAGCAGGACTCGGATGGGGCCGCCGGATCGCACCTGTGCGCTCATCATCGACGCGCGGGCACGCGCTCGCCATCCCCACAACTGATGATCATGCGATGGCCATCCGGTGGAGGCCGGGGCGCGCTCAGCCGGCGAGCCAACCGCCGTCCACGATGAGCGAGGACCCGGTCACGAAGCTCGCGGCGTCGCTGGCCAGGAAGAGCGCGGGCCCGATGACCTCCCAGGTCTCACCCGCCGCTCCGCGCAGGATGCGGCTGCGGACCCATGGCCCGGTGACGTCGTCGTCGATGACCGGCGCGGCCAGCGGGGTGCGGATGTGCGCGGGGCTCAGCGCGTTGACCTGCACGCCGTGGGCCGCCCACTCGTGGGCGAGCACGCGCGTGAGCTGCACGACGCCGCCCTTGCTGGCCGCGTAGGCGGCCTGGTTGCGCGCGGCGACGTGGCCGAAGATCGAGGCGACGTTGACGATCCGCCCGCTGCCGCGCGCGACCATGTGGCGCCCGACGGCCCGGCAGCAGGCGTAGAGGCCGACGAGGTTGACGTCGAGCACGCGCTCGAAGGCCTCGACCTCGAGGTCGAGCACGGGCCGGCGGTCGTTGATCCCGGCGAGGTGGAAGGCGATGTCGATGGCCCCGCCCCACTCGGCGACGGTGTCGGCGGCCGTCTCGACGGAGGCGGCGTCGCGCACGTCGACCGTGACGCCCGTGGCGCGCCGGCCGGTGGAGGCCGTCAGCGCGGCGGCGGTCTCCTGCGCGCGTGCGGCGTCGAGGTCGGCGACAGCGACGTCGGCGCCGTGGGCGGCCAGGCCGGCGGCGATCGCCAGGCCGAGGCCCGAGGCGCCGCCGACGACGATGGCGGTTCGGCCGGAGAGGTCGAACAGCGGGCGGGCGTGGGCGACGAAGCCGGCGACGTCGCCGGCGAGGTCGGTCCCGGGCTCGGGTGCGGGGTGGGCTGGGCCATCGGCTGGCGATCATATGCGCGGCCTGCCGGCCGCGTCGCGCTCGCGTCCGGATGCTTGCCTACTGTGCCGGGCATGCCGCCGCTCATCACCCCCGCCGAGGCCGTCGCGCTCGGCGAGCTCGAGGATCACGACGCGATCCTGGCCCTGGTCGAACGAGCCTGGGAGGCTCGACAGGAGCGTTTCGGCGACAGCACGGACCTGTGCTCGTTGGTCAACGCGAAGTCCGGGGGTGTGCGGAGGACTGCGGGTTCTGCGCGCAGTCGCGCTTCGCGGAGGCCGAGACGCCGATGCACGCGATGATGGAGCCTGAGCAGATCCTCGAGCACGCCAAGGCGGCCGAGGCCGCGGGCGCGCACCGGTTCTGCATGGTCACCCAGGGCCAGGGGCTGTCCAAGCGCGACTTCGAGAAGGTGCTGGAGGGCGCGCGGCTGGTGGCCCAGCAGACCAACCTCAAGCGCTGTGCGTCGGTGGGCCACATGAGCGTGGCGCGGGCCAAGGCGCTCAAGGAGGCGGGCATCCAGCGCGTGCACCACAACGTCGAGACCGCGGAGTCCTACTACCCCGAGGTGTCCTCGACGGTGCGCTACGAGGGCCGGCTGCGCACGATCCAGGCCGTCGAGGAGGCGGGGCTGGAGACCTGCGTGGGCGGGATCCTGAACCTGGGCGAGTCGCGCGAGCAGCGCGTGGAGATGGCCTTCGAGCTGGCGAGGATCGACCCGACGTCGGTGCCGATCAACCTCCTCAACCCGCGTCCGGGCACCAAGTTCGGCGACCGCGACTACATGGACCCGTGGGAGGTCGTCAAGTGGATCGCGATCTTCCGCCTGATCCTGCCCGCGGCCCTGTTCCGGCTGTGCGGCGGCCGGGTGGAGAACCTCGGCGAGCTGCAGCCCCTGGCGGTGCGGGCCGGGCTCAACGGGGTGATGATGGGCAACTTCCTGACCACGCTGGGCAGCACGCCCGACGAGGACCGCGCGATGTTCACCGACCTGGGCCTCAACGTCGGCCGCCACGCCGACAACGGCGCCAACCCGCGCCCCGACAACCGGTCGGGCTGGCTGGAGGGCGAGACCCCCGACCTCGTCGAGGACTACCTCGACACGCTGGAGCAGGCCACCGACGCCGGGATCACCGTGACGCTGTGGGACCCCGGCACCCAGCTGCGCTACGCCAAGAAGGACAAGGTCCCGCCCCGACCCGACGGCGCGCCCAACCGCTGGCCCGACGGGCGCCCGGAGACGGCCGAGCCGCTGTCCGGCATGCCGCACGGGCTCTAGCGCCGTGAGCGACGTCGAGGCCCGGTTGGAGGAGCTGCGCGACCGCGGGCTGTACCGGCGCATGCGCCACGTCAGCGGCCCGCAGGGCTCGCGGGTGGTGCTCGACGGGCGCCCCGTCCTGCTGTTGTGCTCCAACAACTACCTCGGGCTGGCCGACCACCCGCGGGTGCGCGAGGCGGCCGCCGACGCGGCGATGCGCTGGGGCGCCGGCGCCGGCGCCTCGCGCCTGGTCTCGGGCACGATGACCGTGCATCGCCGGCTCGAGGAGGCGCTGGCGGCCTTCAAGCAGACCGAGGCGGCGGTCCTGTTCGGCTCGGGCTACCTGGCCAACCTGGGCGTCATCGGCGCGCTCGCCCGCCTGGAGTCGGACCCCGGCCGCCCGGCCGTCGTGTTCTCCGACGAGCTCAACCACGCCTCGCTCATCGACGGCTGCCGGCTGGCCCGCGCGGAGACGTTCGTCTACGACCACGGCGACGTGGAGCACCTGGCCTGGGGCATCGGGCGCAGCCGGGCGGCGGGCGCCACGGGCGGCGTCATCGTCACCGACTCGGTGTTCTCCATGGACGGCGACGTCGCGCCGCTGCACGACATCGTCGAGCTCGCCCGGCGCCACGGGCTGCGCACCGTCGTCGACGAGGCCCACGGCACCGGCTGCCTGGGCCCGGGCGGCCGCGGCGCCGTCGCCGAGGCCGGCCTGGAGGGCCAGATCGACGTCCTCGTCGGCACGCTGGGCAAGGCCCTGGGCGCCTACGGCGCGTTCGCCGCCTGCTCGGCGTCCATGCGCGACTACCTGACCAACACGGCGCGCTCGCTCATCTTCTCCACGGCCCTGCCGCCGCCCGCGGTCGCCGCGGCGCTGGCCGCGCTGGAGGTGCTGGGCGAGCAGCCCGACCTGCCGACGCGGCTGCAGGCCAACGCGGGCATCATGCGCGACGAGCTGGCCCGCGAGGGCTTCGACGTCGCCGGCTCGGCCACGCAGATCGTGCCGCTCGTGGTCGGCGACCCCGAGCTGGCCATGGCCCTCTGCGAGACCGCGATCGAGCAGGGCGTCTTCGCCCAGGCCATCCGGCCGCCGACGGTGCCGACCGGCACCTCGCGCCTGCGCCTCGCGCTCATGGCCACCCACACGCGCGACGAGCTGCGCGCCGCCGCCCACACGCTGGGCCGCGCCGCGCTCAAGGCGGGCTTCCGGCCCGGCGCGGGGCCGCCCGTCGCCGCGGCGTCCGCCGGCCATCCCGAGCAGCGACTGCCCTCCGCGGGATCGGCCCCCGGTCAGGCGGCGCCCACGGCCGCCTGATGGTCGCGCGGCGCGGCCTGTTCGTCACCGGCACCGACACCGAGGTCGGCAAGAGCGTCGTGGCCGCCGCGATCGCCGCGGCGCTCGTGGCCGACGGCGCCACGGTCGGTGCGTTCAAGCCGGTGGTGACCGGGCTCGACGAGCCCGAGCCCGACAAGCCCGCCGACCACGTCCTGCTCGGCCACTGCGCCGGGGTGGCGCCCGAGCTCGTGGCGCCGCTGCGCTTCGGCCCCGCGGTGTCCCCGCACCTGGCCGCTGAGCTGGCGGGCGTCGCGATCGAGCCCGAGGTCCTCGTCGACACCGCTCGGCGCAACGGCGAGGGCCGGACGCTCGTGGCCGAGGGCGTCGGCGGGCTGCTCGTGCCGCTGACGGCCGGCGGCTGGCTCGTGCGCGACCTCGTCGTGGCGCTCGGCCTGCCGGCGATCGTCGTCGCCCGGCCGGGACTGGGGACCATCAACCACACGCTGCTGACCCTGGAGGCCGCCCGCGGGGCGGGCATCGACGTCCGTGCGGTGGTGCTGTCGGGCTGGCCCGACGAGCCGTCGGCGATGCAGGTGTCCAACCGGCGCACGATCGGCGAGCTCGGCCACGTCGAGGTCGCGGTCCTCCCCCACGTCGGTGGCTTCACCGTCGCCGAGCTGGCGCGGGTGGGCCGGACCCTGCCCTACGATCGCTGGCTGTGAGCGGTCCCGGCAGCCTGGGCGACGGCATCACCCTCGACCACGTCGTGATCGCCGTGTCGGACTGGGCGCGGTCCAACGCGTTCTACCGCGACGTCTGCGGCGCGGAGGTCGTCGAGCTCACCGAGCCGCCGCCGCGCCGCTGGCGCTACCGGTTCGGCGACATCCTGTTCAACGTCCACGGCCCGGGCATGGACCCGAGCCCCGTGGCGCGCATCCCGGCTGCGCCCGGCATGGCCGACCTGTGCCTCGT from the Baekduia soli genome contains:
- the bioD gene encoding dethiobiotin synthase, with product MVARRGLFVTGTDTEVGKSVVAAAIAAALVADGATVGAFKPVVTGLDEPEPDKPADHVLLGHCAGVAPELVAPLRFGPAVSPHLAAELAGVAIEPEVLVDTARRNGEGRTLVAEGVGGLLVPLTAGGWLVRDLVVALGLPAIVVARPGLGTINHTLLTLEAARGAGIDVRAVVLSGWPDEPSAMQVSNRRTIGELGHVEVAVLPHVGGFTVAELARVGRTLPYDRWL
- a CDS encoding VOC family protein, with protein sequence MSGPGSLGDGITLDHVVIAVSDWARSNAFYRDVCGAEVVELTEPPPRRWRYRFGDILFNVHGPGMDPSPVARIPAAPGMADLCLVWPGTAEQAVEHLQACGVAVEEGPVPRNGAGGPGLSVYFRDPDGALLEFISYAHPPG